A genomic segment from Tuwongella immobilis encodes:
- a CDS encoding sodium:proton antiporter translates to MTGMGIWGAVEAAHAWQVTPVAAMPFVLMLLGIAVLPLVAEHWWHSNRNKGIVSVLLGLPIVVYLLAHGEAGSHRLMHAVEEYAAFILLLLALYTISGGILLTGDLPAHPRTNVMFLGLGAVLANFVGTTGASMLLIRPLLRTNSERNRKAHVPLFFIFVVSNLGGLLTPLGDPPLFLGFLKGVSFFWTLSLWPQWLVANGIVLAVFYVWDSLAYRNETVRDRYKDERMVEPLKLHGAILNGVLLLGVLLVVIFQSPQVGEAFGKLVGGGNLMIPKPFGEVAMASLTLLSVLFTAKDVRQRNQFTWGPIVEVAVLFVGIFVTMVPALMLLEANRETLGVTQPWQYFWLTGSLSAFLDNAPTYVTFATLASGGEGFGQLAVTAPTILAAVSCGAVFMGAMTYIGNGPNLMVKAISDEMGYRMPSFFGYLLRSVLVLGPVMGLITVIFFRG, encoded by the coding sequence ATGACCGGAATGGGAATCTGGGGCGCGGTCGAAGCCGCTCATGCGTGGCAGGTGACACCCGTGGCGGCCATGCCATTTGTGCTCATGCTGCTGGGCATTGCGGTACTGCCCCTGGTGGCCGAGCATTGGTGGCATTCCAATCGCAATAAGGGAATTGTCTCCGTGCTGCTGGGCTTGCCGATTGTCGTCTATCTGTTGGCGCATGGCGAAGCGGGCAGTCATCGGCTGATGCACGCCGTGGAAGAATACGCTGCGTTCATCTTGTTGCTGCTGGCGTTGTACACCATCTCCGGCGGGATTCTGCTGACCGGAGATTTGCCGGCGCATCCTCGCACGAATGTGATGTTCCTGGGATTGGGGGCGGTGCTGGCGAATTTCGTCGGCACCACCGGCGCGAGCATGCTGCTCATCCGCCCGCTGCTGCGCACCAACAGCGAACGGAATCGCAAAGCCCATGTGCCGCTCTTTTTCATCTTTGTGGTCAGCAATTTGGGTGGCCTGCTGACTCCGCTGGGCGATCCGCCGTTGTTCTTAGGATTTCTCAAGGGTGTGAGCTTTTTCTGGACGTTGTCGCTGTGGCCGCAATGGCTGGTGGCCAATGGCATCGTGCTGGCCGTGTTTTATGTCTGGGATTCATTGGCCTATCGCAATGAAACCGTGCGAGACCGCTACAAAGACGAGCGCATGGTCGAGCCGCTGAAGCTCCACGGGGCCATCCTGAACGGCGTGCTGCTGCTGGGGGTGTTGTTGGTGGTGATCTTCCAATCCCCGCAAGTGGGGGAGGCGTTTGGCAAGCTGGTCGGCGGCGGAAATCTGATGATTCCGAAGCCGTTTGGTGAAGTCGCCATGGCGAGTTTAACGCTCTTGTCTGTCCTATTCACGGCCAAAGACGTGCGCCAACGCAACCAATTCACCTGGGGGCCGATCGTCGAAGTGGCGGTGCTGTTTGTTGGCATCTTTGTCACCATGGTGCCCGCGCTGATGCTGCTGGAGGCCAATCGGGAGACGCTCGGTGTCACCCAACCGTGGCAGTATTTCTGGCTGACCGGGTCGCTGTCGGCATTTTTGGATAACGCGCCGACCTATGTGACGTTTGCGACGTTGGCATCCGGCGGCGAAGGATTTGGCCAACTGGCGGTGACGGCTCCCACGATTTTGGCCGCTGTCAGTTGCGGGGCCGTCTTCATGGGGGCGATGACCTACATCGGCAATGGGCCGAATCTGATGGTCAAGGCGATCTCCGATGAAATGGGCTACCGAATGCCCTCATTCTTTGGCTATTTGCTCCGCTCCGTGTTGGTGTTGGGGCCGGTGATGGGGCTGATTACGGTGATTTTCTTCCGCGGCTGA
- a CDS encoding ABC transporter substrate-binding protein, translating into MFSFRMSDSGRRGLAAALGMLLLACCLTLASAQEEEEAPKAPTQKPLPKVDEAPKVPVPKTTDPATPRRPVPDEGDGGPTLANEAEQASHPQVRELFRKYAIPFDELYTEKGPGMRIEPYPDTYSDLSGESITIVPLLNNGKSLPSREMKLTNVRNLRSYEKNISDEVKNFLRKQPEDFNPRLPREDQLVAAEKVLSAGVRFHLSAVESNQRRGKGWRTIFNPLDNQLRAVRQQLLQTVIERKDWQRAGELALKMGVDYPDDPEITRAIYRVELQRLVDTVRDSGDASYLSLREALQQYSRLDLLNSAKDPLVDTARNQLRARALQLVSEAKGIAESEPSNAMLKLNTAEQLDPELADLDRLRSTLKLKYPILYVGMSELPQYLSPTLARSEADRRAVELIFEGLLDRLPDPKLGYRYRPSLAARLPLGAPLVREFEIRSGSFWSDDPNAEVTAADIRGSVELYRQIAARPNATGVELLTGVAGMSRPLEFRIGLTQGVFDPLERMMFKVMPATRLLSKGQKADDVNFAAKPVGSGPFRYMGRQSDTTGREFAVFRRNPQYGRRSDRLGLPLLSEIRFFVAKSSEVPQDFRTGRLHLMLDLPSSQVGNLQSATSGLAGLVDTMTVRQPRMIHMLAVNHRRVPLQQAELRRGVSLAIDRDTVLKDVYRSGNDDWHRSLNGPFPPGTWASPSGGAPLYNAVLATTFLQEATQRTSGQVKLSLVYCAEDPADAQACVLLKSQIESASGADKPRLLLELQGVDRATYHKRIFQEHDFDLAYVRYEYPDDRFNLAWLLDRNAGGYEGRNFLGYLTDGTGAGDGDAQLAQLLREMNLRRDLPGGLMNMTGEVTRLFNERVPFIPLWQLDRHLAKHRDLEIRFGDSTELISPSQLDPSIVFQQVQTWKLK; encoded by the coding sequence ATGTTTTCATTTCGCATGAGCGATTCCGGGCGACGGGGATTGGCGGCGGCATTGGGAATGCTGCTGCTGGCATGTTGCTTGACATTGGCCTCGGCGCAAGAGGAAGAAGAAGCCCCGAAGGCTCCCACGCAAAAGCCGTTGCCAAAAGTGGATGAAGCGCCCAAGGTGCCAGTGCCGAAAACTACCGATCCGGCGACCCCGCGACGGCCCGTCCCCGATGAAGGCGATGGTGGCCCGACCCTCGCCAACGAAGCCGAACAAGCCAGCCATCCGCAAGTCCGCGAATTGTTTCGCAAATACGCCATTCCGTTTGATGAACTGTACACCGAAAAAGGTCCGGGCATGCGCATCGAGCCATACCCCGACACGTACAGCGACCTGAGCGGCGAATCGATCACAATTGTGCCGTTGCTCAACAACGGGAAGTCGTTGCCCAGCCGCGAGATGAAGCTGACCAACGTGCGCAACCTGCGTTCGTATGAAAAGAACATCAGCGATGAAGTGAAGAATTTTCTGCGCAAGCAGCCTGAAGATTTTAACCCCCGATTGCCGCGTGAAGATCAATTGGTGGCCGCCGAAAAAGTGCTATCGGCAGGGGTGCGATTCCACTTGTCCGCCGTGGAAAGCAATCAGCGGCGTGGCAAAGGCTGGCGGACGATCTTTAATCCGTTGGATAATCAGTTGCGGGCCGTTCGCCAGCAGTTGCTCCAAACGGTGATTGAACGCAAAGATTGGCAGCGGGCCGGGGAGTTGGCGCTGAAGATGGGCGTGGATTACCCCGATGACCCGGAAATTACCCGTGCGATCTATCGGGTGGAATTGCAACGGCTGGTGGATACCGTCCGGGATTCCGGCGACGCCAGTTATCTGTCGCTGCGGGAAGCCTTGCAGCAATACTCCCGACTGGATTTGTTGAATTCTGCCAAAGATCCGCTCGTCGATACCGCACGCAACCAATTGCGGGCACGGGCGTTGCAGTTGGTGTCCGAGGCCAAGGGCATCGCCGAATCCGAGCCATCCAACGCGATGCTCAAACTCAATACCGCCGAGCAACTCGATCCGGAACTTGCCGACTTGGATCGCCTGCGGTCGACGCTCAAACTGAAGTACCCGATTCTGTATGTTGGCATGAGCGAACTGCCACAATACCTGTCGCCGACTTTGGCGCGCAGTGAGGCCGATCGGCGGGCCGTGGAGTTGATCTTTGAAGGCTTGTTGGACCGCCTTCCCGATCCGAAATTGGGCTATCGCTATCGTCCGAGTTTGGCGGCCCGGTTGCCGTTGGGTGCGCCGTTGGTGCGGGAATTCGAGATTCGTTCGGGGAGTTTTTGGAGCGATGATCCGAATGCGGAAGTGACAGCGGCGGATATTCGCGGTTCTGTGGAATTGTATCGTCAGATTGCCGCTCGACCAAATGCCACCGGCGTGGAACTGCTCACCGGCGTTGCGGGCATGAGCCGACCGTTGGAATTCCGAATCGGCCTGACGCAAGGGGTGTTCGATCCCTTGGAACGGATGATGTTTAAGGTGATGCCGGCCACGCGATTGCTCAGCAAAGGTCAAAAGGCCGACGATGTGAATTTCGCCGCCAAGCCGGTGGGAAGCGGGCCGTTTCGCTACATGGGACGCCAGTCCGATACCACGGGGCGCGAGTTCGCCGTGTTCCGTCGCAATCCGCAATATGGTCGCCGATCGGATCGATTGGGGCTGCCGCTGTTGAGCGAAATTCGCTTCTTCGTCGCCAAATCGTCGGAAGTGCCGCAAGATTTCCGCACGGGGCGGCTGCATCTGATGCTGGATCTGCCCTCGTCGCAAGTGGGCAATTTGCAGTCGGCGACATCGGGGTTGGCCGGGCTGGTGGATACCATGACCGTGCGTCAGCCGCGCATGATTCACATGCTGGCGGTGAATCATCGTCGGGTGCCGTTGCAACAGGCGGAATTGCGGCGGGGCGTGTCGCTGGCGATTGACCGCGATACCGTCTTGAAGGATGTCTACCGCAGTGGAAACGATGATTGGCACCGCTCGTTGAATGGGCCATTTCCGCCGGGCACGTGGGCCAGTCCCAGTGGTGGTGCGCCGTTGTACAACGCAGTGCTGGCGACGACGTTTCTGCAGGAAGCCACGCAGCGGACCAGCGGTCAGGTCAAATTGTCGCTGGTGTATTGCGCAGAAGACCCCGCCGATGCCCAAGCCTGTGTGCTCCTCAAAAGCCAGATCGAATCCGCATCCGGTGCCGACAAGCCGCGATTGCTTCTCGAGTTGCAAGGGGTCGATCGGGCGACCTATCACAAGCGAATTTTCCAGGAACATGATTTCGATTTGGCCTATGTTCGCTACGAATATCCCGATGACCGCTTTAATCTGGCCTGGTTGTTGGATCGCAATGCCGGTGGGTACGAAGGCCGGAACTTCCTGGGCTACCTGACCGATGGGACCGGGGCCGGGGATGGCGATGCGCAACTGGCACAGTTGTTGCGGGAGATGAATTTGCGACGCGATTTACCCGGCGGTCTGATGAATATGACCGGCGAAGTGACGCGTCTGTTCAACGAGCGGGTGCCGTTTATTCCGTTGTGGCAGTTGGATCGGCATTTGGCGAAGCATCGGGATTTGGAAATTCGCTTTGGAGATTCGACGGAGCTGATTTCGCCCAGTCAGCTTGATCCGTCAATCGTGTTTCAGCAGGTGCAAACCTGGAAGCTGAAATAA
- a CDS encoding tetratricopeptide repeat protein yields MNRQRHLQLGASASTIEEDSQAWEWGATMDEFLTDVERTELHQLLEQMRGHLAQYDGERARQTCEVVIAKLERLIEQQPEAHPLADLLAGMHDNIGNIAARNQSTAAAEAAFRRALPIRKSLVASHPKQAAYRHRLALTHAQLGTVLIGTHQYAKADESLDAAIQLLQRLSDTETNPKIQHDLAQAYFNRGYIGEALRRGNQAVESYVQAQTVLEGLIEQYPKQPDYRFDLARAHSNLSQIFQQMRRLPEAIEQAERAVARFDELHRLKPDEAAFATAHLRALETLFSLTIAQPPLDRAKEIYQQLTRIRQQRMQSMADRTEEEFALGLTTLQWASALHDQKQLSDAAEQYDLASEQLARLAGRGGTAQHRHVYASTLFDRGICFADLGRPDASEESYRRAERVWEHLREEYPQERAFTSRYAGTLNHRGILNQNTGRPHRAITLYEASLAVRTEWGQSHPDDADNALYLAGTQCNLGHTLRQLGQLESAAEQYRESERRLLALRETPAAGPRLDAFLKNVHDGLAALQSPQPPSLQKLHSATVQVSRPAGPQPLWRAHAYRGYEAIRTAVDHDDFPNAIRQLDAILAADDSHVQARLDRADLLRAMGRAEDALADLNRLHDARPDEAEPWFLRGLVLARFCEPKEGGLSPLDDDALDQAIEAFDEALILDPQQSRYRYWKGLAHEIAAHAAQSRVRAQFAAFEKLHGGEVAREWVQPAINRFRCEFQRARESFEAALRLQPDDGEAWYALGRLLVDLEPGHELDARKAFRQAVQFRPTLPHPWLELAKLADAAGERELARDCLTQLLRLDASYRGTVHRLFPWLDATA; encoded by the coding sequence ATGAATCGACAACGCCACTTGCAGTTGGGGGCATCGGCATCTACCATCGAAGAAGATTCGCAGGCGTGGGAATGGGGAGCGACGATGGATGAGTTTTTAACCGATGTCGAACGCACCGAATTGCACCAACTTCTGGAGCAAATGCGGGGCCACCTCGCCCAGTATGATGGCGAACGTGCCCGACAAACCTGCGAAGTCGTGATCGCCAAGTTGGAACGGCTGATCGAACAGCAGCCCGAAGCGCATCCGCTAGCCGATTTGCTCGCCGGAATGCACGATAACATCGGCAATATCGCGGCCCGGAATCAATCGACGGCGGCGGCAGAGGCGGCGTTTCGGCGTGCGCTGCCGATTCGCAAATCGTTGGTGGCATCGCATCCCAAGCAAGCCGCGTATCGGCATCGGCTCGCGCTGACCCATGCCCAACTCGGCACCGTGCTGATTGGCACCCATCAATATGCCAAGGCGGATGAATCGCTCGATGCGGCCATTCAACTGCTGCAACGGCTGAGCGATACGGAAACCAATCCGAAGATTCAGCACGATCTCGCCCAGGCGTATTTCAATCGCGGCTACATTGGCGAAGCGCTGCGACGCGGCAATCAAGCCGTGGAATCGTATGTGCAGGCCCAGACCGTGCTGGAAGGATTGATCGAACAATACCCCAAGCAGCCGGATTACCGCTTCGATTTGGCCCGTGCCCACTCGAATCTCAGCCAGATTTTCCAGCAGATGCGACGACTCCCGGAAGCGATCGAACAAGCGGAACGGGCCGTCGCTCGATTCGATGAATTGCATCGACTCAAACCCGATGAGGCCGCATTCGCAACCGCCCATCTTCGGGCGCTGGAGACGCTGTTTTCGCTGACGATTGCCCAGCCGCCGCTGGATCGCGCCAAGGAAATCTATCAGCAACTCACCCGGATTCGCCAACAACGGATGCAATCCATGGCGGATCGCACGGAAGAGGAATTCGCGTTGGGGTTGACCACCCTGCAATGGGCCTCCGCGTTGCACGATCAGAAACAACTCAGCGATGCTGCCGAGCAATACGACTTGGCATCCGAACAACTCGCGCGATTGGCCGGCCGCGGCGGAACCGCTCAACATCGGCATGTGTACGCTTCGACGCTGTTCGATCGCGGCATCTGCTTCGCGGATTTGGGCCGTCCGGACGCATCCGAGGAATCGTATCGCCGGGCGGAACGTGTCTGGGAACATCTGCGCGAAGAATATCCCCAAGAACGGGCCTTCACCAGTCGGTATGCCGGGACGCTGAATCATCGGGGGATTTTGAATCAGAATACGGGTCGCCCGCATCGTGCGATCACGCTGTACGAGGCATCGCTGGCCGTTCGCACCGAGTGGGGGCAATCGCACCCGGATGATGCGGACAACGCGCTGTATCTGGCGGGGACGCAATGCAATCTGGGGCACACGCTGCGGCAATTGGGCCAACTCGAATCCGCCGCCGAGCAGTACCGCGAATCCGAACGCCGCTTGCTCGCCCTGCGAGAAACTCCGGCTGCCGGCCCCCGATTGGATGCGTTTCTGAAGAACGTCCACGATGGTTTGGCCGCGCTGCAATCGCCGCAACCGCCCAGCTTGCAGAAGCTGCACTCCGCGACCGTGCAAGTCAGTCGCCCGGCGGGGCCGCAACCGCTGTGGCGTGCCCATGCCTATCGGGGGTACGAGGCGATTCGCACGGCGGTCGATCACGACGATTTCCCGAATGCGATTCGCCAATTGGATGCGATTTTGGCTGCGGATGACTCGCACGTTCAAGCGCGGCTCGATCGTGCGGATCTGCTCCGGGCAATGGGTCGGGCCGAGGATGCGCTCGCCGATCTGAATCGACTGCACGACGCCCGCCCGGATGAGGCGGAACCGTGGTTTCTGCGTGGGTTGGTGCTGGCACGATTCTGCGAGCCGAAAGAAGGCGGATTATCCCCGCTGGACGATGATGCCCTGGATCAGGCGATCGAGGCATTCGACGAGGCACTCATTCTCGATCCGCAACAATCGCGGTATCGCTACTGGAAAGGATTGGCCCACGAGATTGCCGCCCACGCCGCCCAATCGCGGGTGCGTGCCCAATTCGCGGCCTTCGAGAAACTCCACGGCGGCGAGGTGGCCCGCGAGTGGGTCCAACCGGCGATCAATCGCTTCCGCTGCGAATTCCAGCGTGCCCGCGAATCGTTCGAGGCTGCCCTGCGATTGCAACCCGACGATGGCGAAGCCTGGTATGCATTGGGACGATTGTTGGTGGATCTGGAGCCGGGCCACGAACTCGATGCCCGCAAGGCATTTCGCCAGGCAGTGCAATTTCGCCCGACACTGCCGCACCCCTGGTTGGAATTGGCGAAACTCGCCGATGCGGCCGGGGAGCGCGAATTGGCCCGCGATTGTCTGACGCAGTTATTGCGATTGGATGCCAGCTATCGGGGCACCGTCCATCGGCTCTTTCCCTGGTTGGACGCAACCGCTTGA
- the larC gene encoding nickel pincer cofactor biosynthesis protein LarC: protein MRVAHFDCFSGISGDMTLGALIDAGVPSEIIADGLASLGLPIRMTVERQKRNGLVGTRVLIVAPDEESHRYLPDIEAILSKGKLTEAQFQLAMRIFRRLGEAEAAAHGVPIEKVHFHEVGALDSIADIAGAAIGLDWLKIDRFTSRSVPPGSGTVKCAHGIMPIPTPATARLLVGVPMATSVVKGELTTPTGAAILTTVVSQYTDSPQMTIDAIGYGAGYKDFWEQPNLLRLLIGTAPDHSPGESPEQDRIWLLETNLDDLPAEILSYCSDRLFQAGAVDVFSTPITMKKSRPGILFSVLVPPQAVAACETILFEETGTFGIRRVPVERTILQREIVTVQTPYGPLTAKRGFRSNGFSILTPEFESAAQLAQQHQVPLRLIYQSLPRE, encoded by the coding sequence ATGCGCGTTGCACATTTTGATTGTTTCAGCGGAATTTCCGGCGATATGACACTCGGGGCGCTCATCGATGCCGGGGTGCCCAGCGAGATCATCGCCGATGGGCTGGCTTCGCTGGGGCTGCCGATCCGCATGACCGTGGAACGCCAAAAACGCAACGGATTGGTCGGCACGCGCGTCCTCATTGTCGCACCCGATGAAGAATCGCACCGGTATCTTCCCGATATCGAAGCGATTCTGAGCAAGGGGAAACTCACCGAAGCGCAATTTCAACTGGCCATGCGAATCTTTCGGCGATTGGGCGAAGCCGAGGCGGCCGCGCACGGCGTTCCCATCGAGAAAGTCCACTTCCACGAAGTCGGTGCGCTCGACAGCATCGCGGATATCGCCGGTGCCGCCATTGGACTGGATTGGCTGAAAATCGACCGATTCACCAGCCGATCGGTGCCACCCGGTTCCGGCACCGTGAAATGCGCCCACGGAATCATGCCGATTCCCACCCCGGCCACCGCTCGCCTGCTGGTTGGCGTGCCGATGGCCACCAGCGTTGTCAAGGGCGAACTCACCACCCCCACTGGGGCCGCCATCCTGACCACCGTTGTCAGCCAATATACCGATAGCCCGCAAATGACCATCGACGCCATCGGTTACGGCGCAGGCTACAAAGACTTCTGGGAACAACCCAATCTCTTGCGATTGCTCATCGGCACCGCCCCGGATCACTCCCCTGGCGAATCCCCCGAGCAGGATCGCATCTGGCTGCTCGAAACCAATCTCGATGATCTCCCGGCGGAGATTCTCAGTTATTGTAGCGATCGGCTCTTTCAAGCGGGGGCCGTGGATGTGTTCAGCACGCCAATCACCATGAAGAAAAGCCGACCGGGAATCCTGTTCAGCGTCCTGGTGCCGCCCCAAGCGGTCGCCGCCTGCGAAACGATTCTGTTTGAAGAAACGGGCACCTTCGGCATCCGACGCGTCCCCGTGGAACGCACGATTTTGCAGCGCGAAATCGTCACCGTCCAAACTCCATACGGCCCACTCACCGCCAAACGCGGCTTCCGTTCCAACGGATTCTCGATCCTCACCCCCGAATTCGAATCCGCCGCCCAACTCGCCCAACAACACCAAGTCCCCCTCCGACTCATCTATCAATCCCTCCCCCGCGAATAA
- the treZ gene encoding malto-oligosyltrehalose trehalohydrolase, with the protein MTLHEQIPLGATRHGDGTVTFLVWAPLATQVRLHLHPDRWEPMTALADGYFHTILTDLPADSRYTYELDGRDWPDPVSRSQPDGVHAPSAIIEPHFDWTDAAWTGRHLADCIVYEMHIGTFTPEGTFDAAIGRLDRLVDLGVNALEIMPVSQFPGSRNWGYDGVYHFAVQHSYGGAAALKRFVDACHARGLAVFLDVVYNHFGPEGNYLSQFAPYFTTKYDTPWGQAVDYEGPHAHGVRRFVLENARQWQVEFHLDGLRLDATDAIFDASDKYILQELVEQCRQREATTGRPFSLIAEMSSNRPKVVRPIEQGGYGLHAQWNFDFHHCLQAILTGDRHGYYVDFDHAAQLARCYRDAYYFTGQLSQYRGHFGEMPVGARGDQFIVYSQSHDEVGNRAKGDRLAAQVEFEALRFAAAAVLLSPFVPMLFMGEEYAEPSPFYYFVSHGDADLIEAVRAGRRREFAEFAADEDFPDPQSELIFERSRLQWLKAGHGRNLIMWAFYRELIALRKRNAVLRTPDRDRCEVIGGEPGRAIRLRRWQGDADQPHEELLIGLNASRDPVQLEWPAGTWTQILDADERLWRGRGPLQPATVTGGTTTTMHPWGVVVYARQLPETT; encoded by the coding sequence ATGACGCTGCACGAACAGATTCCCCTCGGTGCCACCCGACATGGGGATGGGACGGTGACGTTTCTCGTCTGGGCACCCCTGGCCACGCAGGTCCGGTTGCATCTTCACCCCGATCGATGGGAGCCAATGACCGCGCTGGCGGATGGCTATTTTCACACCATCCTTACCGATTTACCCGCCGATTCGCGCTACACCTACGAACTCGATGGCCGCGATTGGCCCGATCCAGTCTCGCGGTCGCAACCCGATGGTGTGCATGCCCCTTCGGCGATTATCGAACCGCACTTTGACTGGACCGATGCGGCCTGGACCGGGCGGCACCTGGCCGATTGCATTGTCTATGAAATGCACATTGGCACATTCACACCAGAAGGCACGTTTGATGCCGCCATTGGCCGATTGGATCGCCTCGTCGATCTCGGCGTGAATGCGCTGGAAATCATGCCCGTGTCGCAGTTTCCCGGCTCGCGCAATTGGGGGTATGACGGCGTTTATCATTTCGCGGTGCAGCATTCGTATGGCGGGGCGGCGGCGCTGAAGCGATTTGTCGATGCCTGTCATGCCCGCGGGTTGGCCGTGTTTCTGGATGTGGTCTACAACCACTTCGGGCCGGAAGGCAATTACCTGTCGCAGTTTGCGCCGTATTTCACGACGAAATACGATACCCCCTGGGGGCAGGCTGTCGATTACGAAGGCCCGCATGCGCACGGCGTTCGGCGGTTTGTCCTGGAGAATGCCCGACAATGGCAGGTGGAGTTCCATCTCGACGGGCTGCGGCTCGATGCCACCGATGCGATTTTCGATGCCTCGGACAAGTACATCCTTCAGGAGTTGGTCGAACAATGTCGGCAGCGCGAGGCGACCACGGGACGGCCGTTTTCCCTGATTGCGGAAATGTCCTCGAATCGGCCCAAGGTCGTGCGACCGATTGAACAGGGGGGCTATGGGCTGCATGCGCAATGGAATTTCGACTTCCATCACTGCTTGCAGGCGATTCTGACCGGCGATCGGCATGGGTACTATGTCGATTTCGATCACGCAGCGCAACTCGCTCGCTGCTATCGAGATGCGTATTATTTCACCGGGCAACTTAGTCAGTATCGTGGGCATTTCGGCGAGATGCCGGTCGGGGCACGCGGCGACCAGTTCATTGTCTATTCGCAATCGCACGATGAGGTCGGCAATCGCGCCAAGGGCGATCGATTGGCCGCCCAGGTGGAATTCGAGGCACTGCGATTCGCGGCAGCGGCGGTCCTGCTCAGCCCGTTCGTACCGATGTTATTTATGGGCGAGGAATACGCCGAACCTTCGCCATTTTACTATTTTGTCTCACACGGCGACGCGGATTTGATCGAAGCGGTGCGAGCGGGGCGACGGCGGGAGTTCGCGGAATTCGCCGCCGATGAGGATTTCCCCGATCCGCAAAGCGAATTGATCTTCGAACGCTCTCGCTTGCAATGGTTGAAAGCGGGGCATGGCCGCAATTTGATTATGTGGGCATTCTACCGCGAACTGATCGCCCTGCGGAAACGCAACGCCGTGCTGCGCACCCCGGATCGGGACCGCTGCGAAGTCATCGGCGGCGAGCCTGGCCGCGCCATCCGCTTGCGGCGCTGGCAGGGCGACGCCGATCAGCCGCACGAAGAATTGCTCATTGGATTAAACGCCAGCCGCGATCCCGTCCAACTCGAATGGCCAGCGGGCACCTGGACGCAGATTTTGGACGCCGATGAGCGACTCTGGCGCGGACGCGGCCCATTGCAACCCGCGACGGTCACCGGCGGAACGACGACCACCATGCACCCCTGGGGCGTGGTGGTGTACGCTCGCCAATTGCCCGAAACGACCTGA
- the purB gene encoding adenylosuccinate lyase: protein MNDAYRVYDNPLIGRYASREMAERWGPQRKFQTWRRLWLALAETEAELGLTTDDGVTPRIQPAQLEALAKHLDDIDFAAADQYENKLRHDVMAHIHALGDVCPEARDIVHLGATSCYVTDNTDLILMREGLDQLILTLANVIDALARFAEQWRNEPTLGFTHFQPAQLTTVGKRATLWAYEFVLDLQELENRRNQLPFRGTKGTTGTQASFLALFHGDHAKVRELDRRVSEKMGFSRTFPVTGQTYSRKIDSQIVESLAGIGQSASKWGCDLRLLAHRQEIDEPFGSNQIGSSAMAYKRNPMRAERMCGLSRYLMGLPAIAAETAATQWFERTLDDSSTRRLVIPQAFLAADAVLRLALNLARGLIVNTPIIAKGVAEAIPYMATENLLMAAVAQGGDRQELHEIIRMHSRDVTLSIKAGQGSSLDLLTKLQAEPSFQQVDFAKVVNPHDFIGRSPEQVLEFIDAEIQPIRERYAQHLNQQAEVRV from the coding sequence ATGAACGACGCGTACCGGGTGTATGACAATCCGCTGATTGGCCGTTATGCCAGCCGAGAAATGGCCGAACGCTGGGGCCCGCAACGCAAGTTCCAAACCTGGCGACGGTTATGGCTGGCATTGGCGGAAACCGAAGCCGAACTCGGACTCACCACCGATGACGGCGTCACCCCACGCATTCAACCCGCCCAGTTGGAAGCGCTTGCCAAGCATCTGGACGACATCGATTTTGCCGCCGCCGATCAATACGAGAACAAACTCCGGCACGATGTCATGGCCCACATTCACGCGCTGGGCGATGTCTGCCCGGAGGCGCGCGATATCGTCCATCTCGGGGCCACCAGTTGCTATGTCACCGATAATACCGACCTGATTTTGATGCGTGAAGGACTCGACCAGCTCATTCTCACGCTGGCGAATGTCATTGATGCACTCGCCCGATTCGCCGAACAATGGCGAAACGAGCCAACCCTGGGCTTCACCCACTTCCAACCGGCCCAACTCACCACCGTCGGCAAACGCGCCACCTTATGGGCCTACGAGTTCGTCCTCGATTTGCAGGAACTCGAAAATCGCCGCAATCAATTGCCATTCCGCGGAACGAAAGGCACCACGGGCACCCAAGCCAGCTTCCTGGCATTGTTCCATGGCGATCATGCGAAAGTTCGAGAACTCGACCGTCGGGTTTCCGAAAAAATGGGCTTCTCGCGCACCTTCCCCGTCACCGGCCAAACCTACTCCCGCAAGATCGATAGTCAGATCGTCGAATCGCTGGCGGGCATCGGACAATCCGCCTCCAAATGGGGGTGCGATCTGCGATTGTTGGCCCATCGTCAGGAAATTGACGAGCCGTTTGGCAGCAACCAAATCGGTAGCTCCGCAATGGCGTACAAGCGCAACCCCATGCGGGCCGAGCGGATGTGCGGATTGTCGCGGTATCTCATGGGCCTGCCCGCCATCGCCGCAGAGACCGCCGCCACGCAATGGTTCGAGCGCACGTTGGACGATAGCAGCACCCGCCGCTTGGTCATTCCCCAAGCGTTCCTGGCCGCCGACGCCGTCCTGCGACTCGCCCTCAACTTGGCCCGCGGCCTGATCGTCAACACGCCGATCATCGCCAAAGGTGTCGCCGAGGCGATTCCGTACATGGCCACCGAAAACCTGCTCATGGCCGCCGTCGCTCAAGGAGGCGACCGCCAAGAACTGCACGAAATCATCCGCATGCACAGTCGAGATGTCACGCTGAGCATCAAAGCCGGCCAAGGCTCCTCGTTGGATCTGTTGACCAAACTGCAAGCCGAGCCGAGCTTCCAACAAGTCGATTTCGCCAAAGTCGTGAATCCGCACGACTTTATTGGCCGTTCCCCCGAACAGGTGTTGGAATTCATCGACGCAGAAATCCAACCCATCCGCGAACGCTACGCTCAACACTTAAACCAACAAGCCGAAGTCCGCGTGTAA